The DNA window CGTCTTCGACTCGCCGCGGGACTCGATCATCTTCGACACCGGTCACCAGTCCTACATCCACAAACTCGTGACCGGCCGGCAGGACTTCTCCACGCTACGCCAGCAGGATGGGCTGGCCGGATACCCCGAGCGGGCAGAATCGGTCCACGACGTCGTGGAGTCCTCCCATGCCTCTTCCTCCCTGTCCTGGGCCGACGGCATCTCCAAGGCGCGGGTGCTCAACGGCGAGGAGGACCGCTTCGCGGTGGCCGTCATCGGTGACGGAGCGCTCACCGGCGGTATGGCCTGGGAGGCGATGAACAACATCGCCGCTGATAAGGACCGCCGTGTGGTGATCGTGGTCAACGACAACGGCCGTTCCTACGCGCCCACTGTCGGCGGACTGGCTGAGCAGCTGAACAGCCTGCGCCGCTGCTTCCTCGACAAGGTCCGCACCCATCGCATCTATGAGAAGACCATGGACGGCACCAAGCAGCGGCTGCGCCACGGGGGGCCGCTGAGCCAGATGGTCTATCGCAGCCTGCACGCTGCGAAGAAGGGCGCCAAGGACTTCTGGGCGCCCCAGGGTCTCTTCGAAGACCTGGGGATGAAGTACATCGGGCCGGTGGACGGGCACAGCCAGTCTGCGATGGAGGAGGCTCTGACCGACGCCAAGAACTACGGCGGACCGGTCATCGTGCACGCCCTGACCGAGAAGGGACGCGGCTACGCTCCGGCCCGCGCCGATGAGAAGGACCAGTTCCATGCCGTCGGTGTGATCGACCCGGAGACGGGGGAACCCGTCTCCAGCGGGTCCTCCCGTTCCTGGACCTCCGTGTTCGAGGAGGAGATCACCGCTCTGGCCGACGAGCGCGAGGACATCGTCGCGCTGACCGGGGCCATGATGATCCCGGTGGGACTGCGCTCCATGGCCCAGGAGCATCCGGACCGCGTCTACGACGTCGGCATCGCCGAACAGCATGCGGTGGCCTCGGCCGCCGGGCTGGCCTACGGAGGACTGCATCCGGTGGTGGCCGTCTATGCCACGTTCCTGAACCGTGCCTTCGACCAGCTGCTGATGGATGTGGCGCTGCATCGTGCCGGTGTGACGATCGTGCTGGACCGTGCCGGTGTCACCGGCCCCGACGGGCCCAGCCACCATGGCATGTGGGATCTCTCGCTGCTCCAGATCGTGCCTGGCCTGCAGATCGCCGCGCCGCGTGACTCGACGCGGCTGCGGGAAGAGCTGCGTGAGGCCGTCGAGGTGGAGGACGCCCCCACTGTGGTCCGCTTCTCCAAGGGTTCGGTCAACGGCGAGATCGAGGCGCTCGAACGCTTCGACGACGGCGTCGACGTTCTGCGCGGGGAGGCCCAGGAGGACGGTTCCTACACCGCGGATGTCCTGATCGTCTCGGTCGGCACCATGGGTGAGCTCTCCCTGGACCTGGCCCGTCGTCTGGAGGACCAGGGGATCAGCTCCACGGTGGTGGACCCCCGGTGGGTCCTGCCGGTTCCTCAGTCGCTGATCTCCGCCGCGGCGCGTCACCGGTTGGTCGTCTGTGTGGAGGACGGCGTGAAGGCCGGCGGCGTCGGGTCACGGATCCGACAGACCATGCGTGAGGCCGGTGTGGACACTGCGCTGAACGAAGTCGGCCTGCCCGTGGAGTTCCTGGCCCACGGCAGCCGTGCCCAGGTGATGGAGCGTGTGGGCCTGACCGCCCAGCGCATCGCTCAGGACACAGTCGCCCAGGTGCTCGGCACCAAGGTCCCCTTCGCTCGGCCGCTGCCGGGTGAGGATCTTCCCACCGGAGAGATCCCGGTGTTTCATCGAACCAAGGAGTCCTGATGCTCAGTCTGTTCCGCCGTGATCCCGAGCAGGGTTGGCACTACCGCGAGGCCTGGTACGACGAGAGCGCCGGCGAGTTTGTGATCCATCACGGCAAGGTCGGCACCAACGGCAAGATCACCGCTGAGAAGGCCTCGGCCGAGGAAGCGCAGGCTCTGGTGGAGTCCTTCGCCGCCCAGTGCGCCGACGACGGCTATGCGGAGCCCGCGGAGGATGACCTCGGCACACTGACCGTGGCCTATCCGCTGAAGGGCGCTGAGCCCAATGCCTCGGAGCGCCGCAATGCGAACACGGTGCATGAGGCCGTGCTGGTGGCCCTGGCCTGGCGCGGCCTGGGCGCGTTGTCCGACCCTGAGCAGCAGCCGCGCGAGTGCGGGGGACAGGCCCTTGTCATGACCTCGCAGACCGTGCGCACCAGAAAGGCCGTCGACGCCGCACAGTCGGCCATCAAGCACACCGATGTGCCGCTGTCCAAGGTGGAGATCAGCCGGTGAGCCGCTCCGCAGAGTGTGTCTCTGGCCACTCAAGCTACTGATGGGTAGCATGTGAGCTATGAAACATTCTGACTTCAGCGCCTACCGCGATCTTGCCGCCGCATTCAGCGACGAGGTGGTCACCCACAGTCGCGTGGAGGATGTCCAGCTTCCCCAGGGAGCCGGGACCTTCGCCCTGATCCGTCTGGACAATGACAGCCCCAAGCGTCCGAGCACGCTGGGCCCCAACTCGCTCATCGAGTTCGGGGAGACGGTGGCCGCTCAGGCCGAGCGTGCACGGGCCGGCGAGATCGTCGGACTGGGTGTCATCGGCAAGCCGGGATTCCTGGTGGCCGGGGCCGATCTCGGTGCGGTCAACCGCATCGACTCCAAGGACCAGGCGCGTGCCATGGCGGATCTGGGCCACCACGCCTATGAGCTGCTGGAAGACTTCCCGGTTCCGACCTTCGCCTTCATCAATGGAACGGCTTTGGGCGGCGGCCTGGAGATCGCCCTGGCCGCGCACTACCGAACCGTCTCCGAGGAGGCCAAGGCTCTCTCCCTGCCCGAAGCCTTCCTCGGCCTGGTCCCGGGCTGGGGCGGCGTCTACCGCCTGCCGAAGATCATCGGCCCGGAGGCGGCTGCGCAGGTCATCTTCACCAATGCGCTGAACAACAACAAGACGCTCAAGGGAGCTCAGGCCTACGCACTGGGCATCGCCGATGCTCTGTTCGGCGCCGACACCTTCCTGGAGGAGTCGCTGACCTTCGCGGCACAGGTGATCAGTCAGGACTCCGCCGCCATCGGCGCGCTGACCGCACACCGGGAGCGGGACCACTCCGAGGCCGCCTGGGAGCGAGGCCTCGCCGCCGCACAGAAGGCAGTGGCCTCCAAGACCGGCGACTCCGCCCCGGCGCCCAAGCGCGCTCTTGAGCTCTTCGAAGCCGGGCGCCGCCGCAGCCGCGCCGAGGAACGGCAGGAGGAGGTCGCGGCTCTGGGCGACCTCATGGTCACCGACGAGTTCGCGAACACGGTCTACGCCTTCCTGGAGCTGGTGCAGAAGCGCGCCAAGCGCCCCGCCGGAGTCCCGGAAGTCCAGCCCCGCCCGCTGAAGAAGATCGGCGTCGTGGGGGCGGGCCTGATGGCGTCGCAGCTGGCCATGGTCTTCGCCCAGAAGCTGCAGGTGCCCGTGGTCATCAGCGACATCGACCAGGCGCGCGTGGACAAGGGGGTGGACTACATCCGCGGACAGGCGAAGAAGCTGGCCGAGAAGGGGCGCATCTCCGTGGAGCAGGCCGAGGGTCTGAGCTCCCTGGTCACCGGTTCGGTGGACAAGAGCGTCTACGCCGATGCCGACTTCATCATCGAGGCGGTCTTCGAGGAGATCGGCGTGAAGAAGCAGGTCTTCGCCGAGCTGGAGGA is part of the Nesterenkonia lacusekhoensis genome and encodes:
- the dxs gene encoding 1-deoxy-D-xylulose-5-phosphate synthase, which encodes MSILQTIQSPQDLSKLSDEQLERLAEEIREFLIANVSQTGGHLGPNLGVVELTLALHRVFDSPRDSIIFDTGHQSYIHKLVTGRQDFSTLRQQDGLAGYPERAESVHDVVESSHASSSLSWADGISKARVLNGEEDRFAVAVIGDGALTGGMAWEAMNNIAADKDRRVVIVVNDNGRSYAPTVGGLAEQLNSLRRCFLDKVRTHRIYEKTMDGTKQRLRHGGPLSQMVYRSLHAAKKGAKDFWAPQGLFEDLGMKYIGPVDGHSQSAMEEALTDAKNYGGPVIVHALTEKGRGYAPARADEKDQFHAVGVIDPETGEPVSSGSSRSWTSVFEEEITALADEREDIVALTGAMMIPVGLRSMAQEHPDRVYDVGIAEQHAVASAAGLAYGGLHPVVAVYATFLNRAFDQLLMDVALHRAGVTIVLDRAGVTGPDGPSHHGMWDLSLLQIVPGLQIAAPRDSTRLREELREAVEVEDAPTVVRFSKGSVNGEIEALERFDDGVDVLRGEAQEDGSYTADVLIVSVGTMGELSLDLARRLEDQGISSTVVDPRWVLPVPQSLISAAARHRLVVCVEDGVKAGGVGSRIRQTMREAGVDTALNEVGLPVEFLAHGSRAQVMERVGLTAQRIAQDTVAQVLGTKVPFARPLPGEDLPTGEIPVFHRTKES
- a CDS encoding 3-hydroxyacyl-CoA dehydrogenase NAD-binding domain-containing protein — encoded protein: MKHSDFSAYRDLAAAFSDEVVTHSRVEDVQLPQGAGTFALIRLDNDSPKRPSTLGPNSLIEFGETVAAQAERARAGEIVGLGVIGKPGFLVAGADLGAVNRIDSKDQARAMADLGHHAYELLEDFPVPTFAFINGTALGGGLEIALAAHYRTVSEEAKALSLPEAFLGLVPGWGGVYRLPKIIGPEAAAQVIFTNALNNNKTLKGAQAYALGIADALFGADTFLEESLTFAAQVISQDSAAIGALTAHRERDHSEAAWERGLAAAQKAVASKTGDSAPAPKRALELFEAGRRRSRAEERQEEVAALGDLMVTDEFANTVYAFLELVQKRAKRPAGVPEVQPRPLKKIGVVGAGLMASQLAMVFAQKLQVPVVISDIDQARVDKGVDYIRGQAKKLAEKGRISVEQAEGLSSLVTGSVDKSVYADADFIIEAVFEEIGVKKQVFAELEEIVSPEAILATNTSSLSVTEMAADLKHPDRVIGFHFFNPVAVMPLIEIARTPQTADEPIATAFQLAAALRKTPVLSRDSTAFVVNRVLLRLMAEVQKAFDEGTDAKTADGALAPIGLPMSPFTLLAMVGIPVAQHVTESLHTSFGDRFYVSANLQRLIDNGVTEIWSRQEDGSVTITESTRELLSQGQTQRTADEILTTVQDALAEEIGLLLDEGVVASPKDVDLCMILGAGWPMHRGGITPYLDQCGASDRVNGRRFDAAV